A part of Babylonia areolata isolate BAREFJ2019XMU chromosome 6, ASM4173473v1, whole genome shotgun sequence genomic DNA contains:
- the LOC143283502 gene encoding uncharacterized protein LOC143283502, with amino-acid sequence MSPDVSCEDAGSSALVVDSVSEGLCEEETICVEEVINGVLQARCKPFPGTNPKPGVCPKDVVKTTYGGRGGGGECPSTCDRDRDCVGGDKCCANGCGGRTCRKPAEESHAGAGGAHGGAHGGGGGGGGPVHGPSCLTVRCRPGLKCVDRKFCLGSQCYIQAVCVPDVREKPGQCPRPNPYDAGICASTCNTDSDCKGNDKCCKNACGATTCQAPIPSCDFVKCGPGQTCVLQQVYCFTEPCYPQPVCVDQKPGQCPVPDTSVGGICASTCNTDSDCKGNDKCCKNGCGATVCQAPIPSCEFVKCGPGQTCVLQPVVCVRHPCYPQPVCVDSGPKPGHCPVPDSYYRLQQCQSTCNKDRDCPGKDKCCRNSCGASTCQTPVTLCDTVKCRRGEKCVLLEVQCVRAPCPSPQPVCVPSVQKPGVCLKPVYRSPQRSCGGGGNNHHDQCTCDDQCPGRQKCCSTLCGNRCQDPRHVISCANVLCQPDHTCVMENRCDRHRCYPQPVCKPTKQCPFFPAVVDFPTCKQRHTCSNLGPGYGCPTGTICCSTPCGRRCVHPLK; translated from the exons ATGTCGCCCGATGTTTCCTGCGAGGATGCTGGTTCCTCTGCCCTTGTGGTGGACAGCGTCTCTGAGGGC TTGTGTGAGGAGGAAACAATCTGCGTCGAAGAAGTCATAAACGGTGTTCTCCAAGCACGCTGCAAGC CATTCCCCGGCACGAACCCGAAGCCTGGGGTGTGTCCCAAGGACGTCGTGAAGACGACGTACGGGGGAAGAGGCGGAGGCGGTGAGTGCCCCTCCACGTGTGATCGCGACAGGGACTGTGTGGGCGGCGACAAATGCTGCGCCAACGGCTGCGGGGGTCGCACGTGCCGAAAACCTGCCGAGGAGAGTCATGCTGGTGCTGGTGGAGCTCATGGTGGTgctcatggtggtggtggtggtggtggtggacctgTCCATGGACCTTCTTGCCTtactgtg AGATGTAGACCTGGACTGAAGTGCGTGGACAGAAAGTTCTGTCTGGGAAGTCAATGCTACATCCAGGCTGTGTGTGTACCGGATGTCC GAGAAAAACCCGGACAGTGCCCCAGGCCCAATCCTTATGACGCGGGTATCTGTGCCAGCACGTGCAACACGGACAGTGACTGTAAAGGGAACGACAAGTGCTGTAAGAACGCCTGTGGGGCCACCACGTGTCAGGCTCCCATACCTTCCTGCGACTTCGTG aAATGTGGACCAGGCCAGACGTGTGTGCTCCAGCAGGTGTACTGCTTCACAGAGCCCTGCTACCCCCAGCCAGTCTGTGTGGACC AAAAACCCGGACAGTGTCCTGTGCCCGACACCTCTGTAGGGGGCATCTGCGCCAGCACGTGCAACACGGACAGTGACTGTAAAGGGAACGACAAGTGCTGTAAGAACGGCTGCGGGGCCACCGTGTGTCAGGCTCCCATACCTTCCTGTGAGTTCGTG aaaTGTGGACCCGGCCAGACGTGTGTGCTGCAGCCAGTGGTGTGCGTCCGACATCCCTGCTACCCCcagcctgtgtgtgtggaca GCGGGCCAAAACCCGGACACTGCCCTGTTCCGGACAGCTATTACCGGCTGCAGCAGTGCCAAAGCACGTGCAACAAAGACAGGGACTGCCCGGGCAAGGACAAGTGCTGCAGGAACAGCTGTGGGGCCAGCACGTGCCAGACCCCTGTCACGCTCTGCGATACTGTG AAGTGTCGAcgtggagagaagtgtgtgttgcTGGAGGTGCAGTGTGTCCGCGCTCCCTGCCCCAGCCCTCAGCCAGTGTGCGTCCCTTCTGTACAGA AGCCGGGTGTGTGCCTGAAGCCCGTGTACCGAAGTCCTCAGAGGAGCTGCGGCGGCGGCGGCAACAACCACCACGACCAGTGCACGTGCGACGACCAGTGTCCCGGGCGTCAGAAGTGCTGCTCCACTCTTTGCGGGAACCGCTGTCAGGATCCCCGCCACGTCATCTCCTGTGCCAACGTG TTATGCCAACCTGACCACACGTGTGTAATGGAGAATCGGTGTGACAGACATCGCTGCTACCCGCAACCTGTGTGCA AGCCCACAAAGCAGTGTCCGTTCTTCCCAGCCGTCGTGGATTTCCCCACGTGCAAACAGAGGCACACATGCTCCAACCTGGGTCCTGGCTATGGGTGTCCCACGGGCACCATCTGCTGCTCCACTCCCTGCGGACGCCGCTGCGTGCATCCCCTCAAGTAG